One part of the Caldisericia bacterium genome encodes these proteins:
- the proC gene encoding pyrroline-5-carboxylate reductase: MKISFFGAGKMGEAILSGLINKGFNKEEIFVSEIVEERLKCIKEKYGINGSNKSLDAFNFGDILISAVKPQNLKDLSEELKEQDFKDKILLSIMAGVKIEKLLESFKVKKVVRTMPNINAQIGEAVTLWTDIGLNESEREFVRKILSSFGEEIYVLKEDHIDIGTSISGSGPAYVFYFLDALIDAGVYLGLSRDVSEKLSIQTILGSILLKKQTQEEAHKLIHMVTSPGGTTIEALYKFDENRLKYTIMSGVIEAYKKSKLLGESKK, from the coding sequence ATGAAAATAAGTTTTTTTGGTGCAGGAAAAATGGGAGAAGCAATTTTATCAGGTTTAATTAACAAAGGTTTTAATAAAGAAGAAATATTTGTTTCTGAAATTGTTGAAGAAAGATTAAAATGCATAAAAGAAAAATATGGAATTAATGGTTCAAATAAAAGTTTAGATGCTTTTAACTTTGGTGACATTTTAATTTCTGCTGTTAAACCTCAAAACTTAAAAGATTTATCAGAGGAACTTAAAGAACAGGATTTTAAAGATAAAATTTTACTTTCTATAATGGCAGGTGTAAAAATAGAAAAATTATTAGAGTCATTTAAAGTAAAAAAAGTAGTAAGAACTATGCCTAATATAAATGCACAAATTGGTGAAGCTGTAACTCTATGGACAGATATTGGATTAAATGAAAGTGAAAGAGAATTTGTGAGAAAGATTTTATCATCATTTGGTGAAGAGATTTATGTTTTAAAAGAGGATCACATTGATATTGGAACATCAATTAGTGGTTCAGGTCCTGCTTATGTTTTTTATTTTCTTGATGCTTTGATTGATGCAGGAGTTTATCTTGGTCTTTCAAGAGATGTTTCAGAAAAACTTTCAATTCAAACAATTTTAGGATCTATTTTACTTAAAAAACAAACTCAAGAAGAAGCACATAAATTGATTCATATGGTAACATCCCCAGGTGGTACTACAATTGAAGCATTATATAAATTTGATGAGAATAGATTAAAATATACAATTATGAGTGGTGTTATTGAAGCATATAAAAAGAGTAAATTGCTTGGTGAAAGCAAAAAATAA
- a CDS encoding radical SAM protein, producing MYENIKVKKVIERNIKEWDGKGATILYLGGCNFRCPYCNQRDLVLNPSLLPDIPYEEIRNFLLSNRKWIEVVVINGGEPFLNPSLLPLLQDLKKLGFLTKVLTNGSNEALIRKLLPTKLIDLLSIDIKAPINESKYKEVAKVSIDLRNIKNLLLFLKNSSFDYEISVTPHPSTMSEEDFEEIIDNIGSIKRFVIRKIEKGDFLDEKIKNIDTYSDEFIHMLYLKAKRCFKDALVRLI from the coding sequence ATGTATGAAAACATAAAAGTTAAAAAAGTTATTGAAAGAAATATCAAAGAATGGGATGGTAAAGGTGCTACAATTTTATATCTTGGTGGATGCAATTTTAGATGTCCTTATTGCAATCAGAGGGATTTAGTTTTAAATCCATCTTTACTTCCTGATATACCTTATGAAGAGATAAGAAATTTTTTATTGAGTAATAGAAAATGGATTGAAGTTGTGGTTATTAATGGTGGTGAGCCTTTTTTAAATCCTTCTCTTTTACCCTTACTTCAAGATTTAAAGAAATTAGGCTTTTTAACAAAAGTATTAACTAATGGTTCAAATGAAGCATTAATTAGAAAATTACTTCCAACAAAATTAATTGATTTACTTTCTATTGATATTAAAGCTCCAATAAATGAATCAAAATACAAAGAAGTTGCGAAAGTAAGTATTGATTTAAGAAATATTAAAAATTTGTTACTTTTTTTAAAAAATAGTTCTTTTGATTATGAAATTTCAGTAACTCCTCATCCATCAACTATGAGCGAGGAAGATTTTGAAGAGATTATTGACAATATTGGTAGTATAAAAAGATTTGTTATTAGAAAAATCGAAAAAGGTGATTTTTTAGATGAAAAAATTAAAAATATAGATACATATTCAGATGAATTTATCCATATGCTTTATTTAAAAGCAAAAAGATGTTTTAAAGATGCATTAGTAAGATTGATCTAA